Proteins found in one Numida meleagris isolate 19003 breed g44 Domestic line chromosome 25, NumMel1.0, whole genome shotgun sequence genomic segment:
- the RNPEP gene encoding aminopeptidase B, which translates to MARLLRLHSSPPGPNAAGRKRPLDPRPQNLGVPDAVCAEPARGDAAVRGLRSARGGRMRRVGRVRSRRCGAEPRGDPGATDCSADGDSRAPTRHRHEVPSALRTDPSPAGRGREQRLPPRRPSPQSSGGCAAPSRSRLGCEDPELLCPVTASHRGRPRASVSPSLPAAHGQETPEMGPGNTADTVDGISPPAPSRSRCSRCGLHLSLRVGFAAAGAGRLRGAARLELRCVRAGSREVVLDAHPALSVLGARLLPPGGAGPGEGEGEGEGRELRFESRPFASYGTALHLALPEEPRPGELLAVRIDYETGEGPGVSWLDSSQTAQKEKPFLYTSGFPVLNRSFFPGFHTPAMKSTYSAQLQVPEGFTAVMSATTWEKQKENTFFFKMEHPIPSYLIALAVGDIVSAEVGPRSRVWAEPCLIEAAKKEYDGVIEEFLAVGEKLFGPYVWGRYDVLFMPPSFPFGGMENPCITFVTPCLLAGDRSLVDVIIHEISHSWFGNLVTNATWGEFWLNEGFTMYAQRRISTEVYGSAYTCLEAATGRALLRQHMDTTGEEHPLNKLRVVIEPGVNPDDTYNETPYEKGFCFVSYLAHLVGDQGKFDAFLQAYVEQFKFQSITADDALNFFLEYFPDLKEQGVESRPGLEFDRWLNTPGWPPFLPDLSPGQQLMKPADELAELWAADGLNMEEIEAVDISAWKTYQLVYFLDRILQKSPLPEGNVERLSAMYPKISKAQNAELRLRWCQIVLRNNHEAEYGKVKAFLHSQGKQKYTLPLYRAMWGGSEAARALAMETFSATAPQLHVNVRNYVKKILGLEGTERE; encoded by the exons ATGGCGCGGCTCCTGCGCCTGCACTCATCCCCCCCGGGGCCCAACGCCGCCGGACGGAAGCGGCCCCTCGACCCTCGGCCCCAAAACCTGGGGGTTCCCGACGCTGTCTGTGCGGAGCCGGCGCGGGGGGACGCAGCTGTCCGGGGGCTGCGGAGCGCACGAGGCGGGCGGATGCGCCGTGTTGGACGCGTGCG GTCCCGGCGCTGCGGTGCAGAGCCCCGCGGGGATCCCGGTGCCACCGACTGCAGCGCGGACGGCGACAGCCGGGCCCCGACCCGGCACCGCCACGAAGTCCCCTCCGCCCTTCGCACCGACCCCAGCCCAGCGGGACGCGGCCGGGAGCAGCGGCTGCCACCCCGCCGTCCCTCGCCACAAAGCTCCGGGGGCTGCGCGGCTCCTTCCCGATCGCGGCTCGGCTGCGAGGACCCCGAGCTGCTCTGCCCCGTGACGGCGTCCCACCGCGGGCGgccccgtgcctcagtttccccatcgCTTCCCGCAGCTCACGGGCAGGAGACCCCCGAGATGGGGCCGGGGAACACCGCGGACACCGTGGACGGGATCTCTCCCCCAGCACCGTCCCGGTCACGCTGCTCACGCTGCGG CCTGCACTTATCGCTCCGCGTGGGCTTCGCGGCCGCGGGTGCGGGGCGGCTGCGCGGGGCCGCGCGGTTGGAGCTGCGCTGTGTGCGGGccgggagcagggaggtggtgctGGACGCGCACCCCGCGCTGTCCGTGCTCGGAGCGCGGCTGCTGCCgcccggcggggccgggcccggagaaggggaaggggaaggggaagggcgGGAGCTGCGCTTCGAGAGCCGCCCGTTCGCCAGCTATGGCACCGCGCTGCACCTCGCGCTGCCCGAAGAGCCGCGGCCCGGGGAGCTGCTGGCCGTGCGGATCGACTACGAGACGGGAGAGGGGCCCGGG GTGTCCTGGCTGGACTCCTCCCAAACGGCCCAGAAGGAGAAGCCTTTCCTCTATACCTCTGGCTTCCCTGTGCTCAACAGGTCCTTCTTCCCCGGCTTCCACACCCCCGCCATGAAGAGCACCTACTCGGCACAGCTCCAG GTCCCCGAGGGTTTCACGGCCGTGATGAGCGCCACAACctgggagaagcagaaagagaacacCTTCTTCTTCAAGATGGAGCACCCCATCCCCTCGTACCTGATTGCCCTGGCTGTCGGGGACATTGTGTCTGCTGAGGTTGGCCCAAG GAGCCGAGTCTGGGCCGAGCCCTGCCTGATCGAGGCTGCCAAGAAGGAGTACGATGGGGTGATCGAGGAGTTCCTGGCTGTAGGCGAGAAGCTCTTCGGGCCCTATGTTTGGGGCAG GTACGACGTGCTGTTCATGCCGCCCTCCTTCCCCTTCGGCGGGATGGAGAACCCCTGCATCACCTTCGTGACGCCCTGCCTGCTGGCCGGGGACCGCTCCCTGGTGGACGTCATCATCCATGAGATCTCCCACAGCTGGTTCGGCAACCTGGTCACCAACGCCACCTGGGGCGAGTTCTGGCTGAACGAGGGCTTCACCATGTACGCCCAGAGGCGCATTTCCACCGAGGTCTACG GTTCGGCGTACACCTGCCTGGAGGCCGCGACGGGCCGGGCCCTGCTGCGCCAGCACATGGACACCACCGGGGAGGAGCACCCACTGAACAAACTGCGGGTGGTGATCGAGCCAG GTGTCAACCCGGATGACACGTACAACGAGACTCCCTACGAGAAGGGGTTCTGCTTCGTCAGCTACCTGGCACACCTGGTGGGGGACCAGGGCAAGTTCGACGCCTTCCTGCAG GCCTACGTGGAGCAGTTCAAGTTCCAGAGCATCACTGCAGACGATGCCCTCAATTTCTTCCTGGAGTACTTCCCCGATCTGAAGGAGCAAGGCGTGGAGTCGCGCCCAG GTCTGGAGTTCGATCGCTGGCTGAACACGCCGGGCTGGCCGCCCTTCCTGCCCGACCTGTCCCCGGGGCAGCAGCTGATGAAGCCGGCGGACGaactggcagagctgtgggcagctgACGGCTTGAACATGGAGGAGATCGAAGCCGTGGACATCTCAGCCTGGAAGACGTACCAGCTGGTCTACTTCCTGGATCGGATCCTGCAGAAGTCGCCCCTGCCCGAGG GCAACGTGGAGAGGCTGAGCGCGATGTACCCGAAGATCTCCAAGGCCCAGAACGCGGAGCTGCGGCTGCGCTGGTGCCAGATTGTCCTCAGGAACAACCACGAGGCCGAGTACGGCAAGGTGAAGGCCTTCCTGCACAGCCAG GGGAAGCAGAAGTACACGCTGCCGCTGTACCGCGCCATGTGGGGCGGCTCCGAGGCCGCCCGCGCCTTGGCCATGGAGA
- the LOC110388181 gene encoding uncharacterized protein LOC110388181 isoform X1, whose amino-acid sequence MSPCPSSAPSLSSPSAGPSWSCLTRMNGTANLAPTTRGHFTSAIPVPRSTTPNKPPAATPPARHSTPGPPPSHRASSPRPAAPPSLKSLKPRPRASGREATESPGVPPHGGQRAPVPPGKGLGGGRVECSLRGPGAHRPLGMAMEDGTNSVPTSRSPVFGSGAISFSSASSQSRPVTATVAPFQYRLQEDGEQMAPSLCDTAPAEVPDPKPGAMSKSVGFCCVCTGCAGGFRAPLAWGCPRPVHVGCVGALPQSSSCPIPGLCLGSPCKNRAQCCGGRCLCGRLALLAAGSVLLGAVGHACTLGPTAAEW is encoded by the exons ATGTCACCAtgccccagctcagccccttctctctcctctccttctgcaGGGCCTTCCTGGAGCTGCCTCACCAGGATGAACGGGACGGCCAACTTGGCCCCGACCACCCGCGGCCACTTCACCTCTGCCATCCCGGTGCCACGATCCACAACCCCCAACAAACCGCCCGCTGCGACCCCCCCAGCCCGACACAGCACCCCGGgcccccctccctcccaccgGGCCTCATCCCCACGGCCGGCAGCACCCCCCAGCCTCAAAAGCCTCAAACCCAGGCCCAGAGCTTCAGGCCGCGAGGCAACCGAGAGCCCAGGTGTACCCCCCCATGGGGGGCAGAGAGCGCCAGTGCCCcctgggaaggggctggggggcGGCCGGGTTGAATGCAGCCTGAGGGGGCCTGGGGCCCACCGTCCCCTCGGGATGGCGATGGAGGACGGGACCAACTCTGTCCCTACGAGCAGGAGCCCCGTGTTCGGGTCAGGGGCCATCAGcttctcctcagcctcctcGCAGAGCCGCCCTGTGACAGCCACGGTCGCCCCATTCCAGTACCG gctgcaggaggacgGAGAGCAGATGGCCCCGTCCCTGTGTGACACCGCTCCTGCTGAGGTGCCCGACCCCAAACCCGGAGCCATGAGTAAGTCCGTGGGATTTTGCTGCGTGTGCACGGGATGTGCGGGGGGGTTCCGTGCACCCCTTGCTTGGGGCTGCCCGCGTCCTGTGCATGTGGGTTGTGTGGGAGCGCTGCCCCAAAGCTCATCCTGCCCCATCCCGGGGCTGTGCTTGGGTTCCCCCTGCAAAAATAGGGCTCAGTGCTGCGGGGGGCGATGCTTGTGCGGGCGCTTGGCTTTGCTTGCTGcaggctcagtgctgctgggagctgtgggtcATGCGTGTACCCTGGGGCCGACTGCCGCTGAATGGTGA
- the LOC110388181 gene encoding uncharacterized protein LOC110388181 isoform X2, with amino-acid sequence MNGTANLAPTTRGHFTSAIPVPRSTTPNKPPAATPPARHSTPGPPPSHRASSPRPAAPPSLKSLKPRPRASGREATESPGVPPHGGQRAPVPPGKGLGGGRVECSLRGPGAHRPLGMAMEDGTNSVPTSRSPVFGSGAISFSSASSQSRPVTATVAPFQYRLQEDGEQMAPSLCDTAPAEVPDPKPGAMSKSVGFCCVCTGCAGGFRAPLAWGCPRPVHVGCVGALPQSSSCPIPGLCLGSPCKNRAQCCGGRCLCGRLALLAAGSVLLGAVGHACTLGPTAAEW; translated from the exons ATGAACGGGACGGCCAACTTGGCCCCGACCACCCGCGGCCACTTCACCTCTGCCATCCCGGTGCCACGATCCACAACCCCCAACAAACCGCCCGCTGCGACCCCCCCAGCCCGACACAGCACCCCGGgcccccctccctcccaccgGGCCTCATCCCCACGGCCGGCAGCACCCCCCAGCCTCAAAAGCCTCAAACCCAGGCCCAGAGCTTCAGGCCGCGAGGCAACCGAGAGCCCAGGTGTACCCCCCCATGGGGGGCAGAGAGCGCCAGTGCCCcctgggaaggggctggggggcGGCCGGGTTGAATGCAGCCTGAGGGGGCCTGGGGCCCACCGTCCCCTCGGGATGGCGATGGAGGACGGGACCAACTCTGTCCCTACGAGCAGGAGCCCCGTGTTCGGGTCAGGGGCCATCAGcttctcctcagcctcctcGCAGAGCCGCCCTGTGACAGCCACGGTCGCCCCATTCCAGTACCG gctgcaggaggacgGAGAGCAGATGGCCCCGTCCCTGTGTGACACCGCTCCTGCTGAGGTGCCCGACCCCAAACCCGGAGCCATGAGTAAGTCCGTGGGATTTTGCTGCGTGTGCACGGGATGTGCGGGGGGGTTCCGTGCACCCCTTGCTTGGGGCTGCCCGCGTCCTGTGCATGTGGGTTGTGTGGGAGCGCTGCCCCAAAGCTCATCCTGCCCCATCCCGGGGCTGTGCTTGGGTTCCCCCTGCAAAAATAGGGCTCAGTGCTGCGGGGGGCGATGCTTGTGCGGGCGCTTGGCTTTGCTTGCTGcaggctcagtgctgctgggagctgtgggtcATGCGTGTACCCTGGGGCCGACTGCCGCTGAATGGTGA
- the LOC110388360 gene encoding neuron navigator 1-like — protein sequence MAGAPRRAGAEGEALRERLRLMRADRTPAAGKPSRIPRGPYAEVKPLSKAPEAGGGGGGGGGKCDDELLGGKGPAAAGAEEKAYLKVDPELVVTVLGDLEQLLFSQMLDPESQRKRTVQNVLDLRQNLEETMSSLRGSQVSHSSLEMTCYDSDEANPRSVSSLSNRSSPLSWRYGQSSPRLQAGDAPSVGGSCRSEGTPGWYMHGERAHYSHTMPMRSPSKLSHISRLELVETLDGDDVELKSGYMSDSDLMGKTLTEDDDITTG from the exons ATGGCGGGCGCTCCGCGgagggctggagctgagggCGAGGCGCTGCGGGAGCGGCTGCGGCTGATGCGAGCGGACAGAA CGCCCGCCGCCGGGAAGCCGAGCCGCATCCCCCGCGGGCCCTACGCCGAGGTGAAGCCGCTCAGCAAAGCCCCCGAGGCGGGCGGAggcggaggaggagggggaggcaAGTGCGACGACGAGCTGCTGGGCGGCAAggggccggcggcggcgggggccgaGGAGAAGGCGTACCTGAAGGTGGACCCCGAGCTGGTGGTGACGGTGCTGGGCGacctggagcagctgctcttCAGCCAGATGTTGG ACCCTGAGTCCCAGAGGAAGAGGACGGTGCAGAATGTTCTGGACCTTCGGCAGAACCTGGAGGAGACCATGTCCAGCCTGCGGGGCTCCCAGGTGTCTCACAG CTCCCTGGAGATGACGTGCTATGACAGCGACGAAGCCAACCCGCGCAGCGTCTCCAGCCTGTCGAACCGCTCCTCGCCGCTCTCCTGGCGCTATGGGCAGTCCAGCCCGCGGCTGCAGGCGGGGGACGCGCCGTCGGTGGGGGGCAGCTGCCGCTCCGAGGGCACCCCGGGCTGGTACATGCACGGCGAGCGGGCGCACTACTCGCACACCATGCCCATGCGCAGCCCCAGCAAGCTGAGCCACATCTCCCGCCTGGAGCTGGTGGAGACGTTGGACGGCGACGACGTGGAGCTGAAGTCGGGATATATGAGCGACAGTGATTTGATGGGGAAGACCCTGACGGAGGACGATGACATCACCACGGGGTGA